TCCCCCCTCCAATCAGATGTGTACCAATCTAAATACCTACTTCTTGCTTCTGTAACTGCTTGCCTGAAACTAGGCTCAGGGCCCTACCTTCTTGCTGTGTCAGGGTTGGAGGGAAGCCCAGACTCAaacttgaataaagagaccctaatgctgTTGCATAGattcagctccttggtggtcttttgggttTCACAAACATTTCCTGGCACAATAATAGCCAGgaattagaaacaacctagatgttcttcaacaaaagaatggataaagaaaatatggtacatttacataatggagtattactcagctgttaaaaatgacataaatttgcagacaaatggatggaattagaaaaaacaaaacaaaacaaaacaaaacaaacatcattGTGAAAAAGGcaacccaaacccagaaaagCAAACATGATATGTCAATTAAACATAGATATCAGTTATTAActaaaggataaccatgctacaatccacaaaccCAGAGAGGTTAAGGAATAAGGAAGGCTCTAGTGGCAACCCATGGGTCTCCCTTGCCACGGACCAGCCTCGGTCGGGCCCCCTTCAATCCGCGATAGAACTTGGGGTTCCGGACAGGTGGGCAATGGAGTTGGCAATGAAAAGGGGGTAACAGacaggacacaagggagtgtagatctgaatataatttgtctcaaagtgagcacacatcttataagtgacttttacacaaaacagggGAATGCCtacaaaggactggcaggaaccaactgggataaaattcaatgttaacaacttggatcaaaagcagccccacctaaggtcagcttaatcttagaaatcaggggcaagggcttcatgcccttgccatagatcctattctagtctattgtatagtccaccttcctcctaggccattgtaaattcctgtgtatggatgtaactcagctatctatatttctaagtatctactctggctCCTccctagaccacaaccttccttcttcctaggtagtgataaattcctgcatatgggagtagtgtgccctgagatttctaactctgtgtagtatgtagtaatgcctgatttctttcattatctctcttataatactagaggcaattctgaatgtcactgaataggtgacattcttactgaattcaaagcccatggtcagctcaaggactgcctaggagtggtgaggaatctaacttagctatatgtcaaaattaatccttagaggcacttaaaataatgcaatattaagggaaagcacacagatcctttaaccgactaaagcaaggacattggagcattcattatacaggatgccatggttccaggagactaagtttccatgaaatttTCGCCTTGGGACTGAGTCCAGCCTTTTCGGACTGTCACACAggtcactactagagtggatgtagcatcccttagaaggggaaatgaaatagattttgtgggtggatttGAGGCATGTAGTTATGGGAACAGGACAGATTATGTTGGAAAGGAACAGAGGAATAGAGTACAAGGAGAGATGGCTGAAATTGGGTGGCATTTGTGGAGGACAAATTGGAAACTTAGTGTAATGGAGACTTCCTGGATCCTATTACAGTTATTCTAGAAAGACCTTAGTAAAGGAGGATATGGAGACTGAGCTGGCTATATTCTGTAACCAGGTAAGTTATCCAGTAGTGGGACAGGGATGCCAAGCCAGCCACAAAACGTTCAACCCACAACCTGTCTTGCCTGAAAAATGTCCTGGGGCACTTAGTAGTTAGTGGCTCAGAGCTTGTGGGATTGGTCAACCAATGACTTGGCTAACTTGATGCACAGCCACTTGAGGGAGCCTATCCCTGACACTGCCTTGATAGTTAAGGAACCTCAAACTTAGTGGCCCCAGAGACTTAGGATAGAACCAAATACCACCAACCCCCcccaatacatacatacatacatacatacatacatacatacatacatacataaaataatttttttttattagagattGCTATACTCAGATTGGTGTCTAGCCCAATCATTATTAGAGAGGCTTCCTCTCGCTGCTAATGTGAGCAGCAGCAGAACCCTGCAGATGACGGAGAAGGAAGGGTTTTAAGAAccagaggggttgaggacacTAGGAGAACATAACTCACTGAATTAACTAAGCAAGGCTTCTAGGGTCATGGTCtgtacaaaacaaaaaccacaagttTTATATTGCCATCTATAGGCAGTACATATGCACTTATTTTGCTTTGAGGGGTCAGGAACTTGGGAGGATATATGAAAGCATAAATTCATTATCTTTAGCtaaccatatttttcttttcttttcttttcttttcttttcttttcttttcttttcttttcctttccttttttcttttgagtcagtctctatgtagtcctagaGCTTGCTTTGAAGTCCAACCTGACCTTGAGTTCACAGAGATTCTCCTTCCTCTATCTTTTGAGTACCCGGATAAAAGGTATGTGCTATCCTGCACTTGCAGCAGTTGCTGATTAGTGCACATGACTCCACCCCACAGCTCCACTTGCTTCTCAGGAAgacaacacacagcacacaggtgaTATAGTCCCTTGACcaaatcctccctcccctgcctgctGGGACTCCAGGGTTTGTACCACCTGCAGCAGAAGATCAGTACACTGTGCCCCACACCACAGATCTGCTTGCTGGCGACTGCATCACATGAAGCTGGATctaaccacacatacacagctcCACATGCCTTTCTAAAGGCCTGCTCCAACTTAGGACACCCAGGCCAGTCAataccagagacaaccagatggcaaaaggcaagtacaagaacataaTCATCAGAAGCCAATATTGTATGGCACCATCAGAATCCAGTTGTTCACCTACTACAGCAAGATGTGGATATCCTAATTCACCTGAAGAGCGAGACTGTGACCTTAAATTCCATCTGATGAAAATGATAGAGTCCTTTAAAGAGACTAGAAATaattcccttaaataaatacagaaaaccacaatcaaacaggtagaaacccttaagaggaaacaaataaatcccttaaagaaatacaggaaaatacaatcaaacaggagaaggatGTTAATAAAAAAGGCCCAAgagttaaaaatggaaatagaagcaataaggGAAACAAAATGGATGCAACCCTGGCGATGAAAATCCTcgaaaagagaacaggaactacagacatataagagcaagagaatataatagatggaagaaagaatatcaCGTGTGGATGATAGCATAGAAAcgaacaatcattggtcattaatatctctcaacatcaatggactcaattcaccaagaaaaagacataggctaCCAGActggatatgaaaaaaaaaaaaaaaaaaaaaagatccgtcattctgctacatacaagaaaGAGACTTCaacaaaagtagaaacaaaagaaagcccacatgtgcatggaaaatgaacaacacTATATTCAATGActacttggtcagggaagaaataaagaaattaaagactttctagaattcaatgaaaatgaaggtgcaACATACTGAAACTCAtaagacacaataaaagcagtgttaTGTTGCATGCAATTTTAAGTTACACTACAGCCTTCCCAGGAGCTCGGCCTAGGCTCCAACCTCTCTTGGCTTCCTTTGTTCAATCAGGCTTAGCCCAGGATAGAACCAAACTGGGAATTGGGAGCTGCTGTATACACTCCACCTTTTCCCTGTTGGCTTTGCTGTTGTTGCTCCCAGCTAGTTTCATTAAACTGCCAGCTACTGCCCTGACTTTGCCCATGGATGAGAAATGCTCCAGACAGCTTTACTATTTTAGAACTACCCAAatagcacaattgctgggcacagaAATCTCTTGCCCTTACCTTCTCAGCTAGCCTATATCAGCCATCCTCTGCTGATGGTAGAGGCCACCACTTCTGGCTGCCCCAAGACTTTACATAGTTGTTCGTCCTTATTCTACTGTTTGGCTGGAAGAGCTCCCTTCTCTCCCCGTGtgtctgctcttcctcctcctggaacCTGGAAGTCCTATCTTTGCCCTTTGCCAAGCAATTAGCTTCCATCTTTTTTATAgaccaaatcaagaaccaattaagGAAATAGCACCTCCCCCTTATTatgttaagagaaaaattcatagcactaagtgtcttcataaagaaaatggaaagatctcataCAAGCAACTAAGCAGCACACCTGaatattctaaaatgaaaagaagcacTCACATGGAAGAGGAGCAGACAgcagaaaaataatcaaactaaagACTTAAAttaaccaattagaaacaaagaatcaacaaaaccaagacctaggtttttttcttttggaaaataagATGGACAACCAATTAGCTAAACAAAAggcagagatagtatccaaattaacaaaattggaaataaaaagggagatggaaactgaggaaattaaaaacaaaacaaaacaaaacaaaaacaaaaaaacacattaggtcttacttcagaAGCCTGTATTCCACAAAACTTGGAAATCTACTTGATATGGATCAATTTCTAGGCAGATACAGCACACTgaagttaaataaagatcatTTAAACAATCTAAACTTTCCCATAACCACTAAGGAACTAGAAGCAGTCAAAAGTctgctcaaacaaacaaacaaacaaacaaacaaacaaaaataccacagAGTCAGATGACAGAATTCTACCCAACCTTCAATGAAGAGCTTATACAAATACTCCGCAAACAAttccagaaaagagaaacagaagaaatactacctaattcattctatgaggctacAGTTACCGTCatacctaaacacacacaaagacccaacaaagaaatagaacttccaACCCATTTCACAATGAACTTCAacacaaaaacactcaataaaattctcacaaactgaattcaagtaCACATGAAAAACATCATTCAACATGATGAAGTAGAATTCATCCAGGGATTCAAGGATGGTCcaacatatgaaaatctgtcaatgtaaacatccacataaacaaaatgaaagaaaaaactcacttgtccatctcattagattctgaaaaagcctttgacaaaatccagtacCCCTTTATGTTCAAGTTTTGGAGAGATCAGGCACTGAAGTCATATatctaaatgtaataaaaacaatacacagCCAGCCAATAGGCAACCTCAAATTAAgtgaagagaaacttgaatcattccaactaaaatcagggacaagaaaaggctgaccactttctccctatcgattcaatatagtacttgaagttctagctatagCAATAAggcaacaaaagaagatcaaggggatacaaattggaaaagaagaagtcaaggtattgCTAGTCCCAGATaatatgattgtatacataagCAATCCCCAGAATTATACTAGGAACTATTCCCACtgagaaacaacttcagcaaagtgcctggatagaaaataaactaaaaaaaaaaaaaaacagtagcctTGTTGTAGTAAATCTCCAATCCCAATCACCCCATGCAAAAGCACACCTTAGCTACAATATTTATAAGCCTCATGCCTAGTTTGGACACATTAGATTGGACACTACACTAATCTATttcccagctatgagatcccttgctacttgtGGTTTCTCTGAGCCACTtagttctgctccatcttccttccacctcctcttcctctgtcttcgtcctctttccttccctttcttcccctactTTCTAAAATATCCAGCCCCATCTTTCCTTCCCACTGCCCTATCACAGGCTCTACCCTTTctttaacaaattaaaatagggagaaggttcacatgaagtcATCTGAGTACGTGATCCACTCCTTGTCGGGGCAGCACCTCTTAAgcaagcagaattaacatcagactACAAACAGCACCAGTGCAGCCCACAACATAGCCCTCCTCtaaaaaatgataaatgggaagagaaagaaattatgggaACACACCATTTGCAATAGCcacagtaatataaaatatctgggtATAACTAACCAAGCAAACGGAAGAcctttatgataagaacttcaagtctctgaagaaagaaattgataaaggtatcagaagatggaaagatttcccatgttcATAGATTTGTAGGAATGCCAtaatgaaaatgaccatcttagaaaaagtaatctacagatttaatgctaTTCCTATTATTACTCCAATACATTTTTTCCAGATcttaaaagagcaattctcaacttcatatggaaaaatgaaaaacccaggatagccaaaacaatccttaacaataaaagaacctctggaggaattactatccctgacctcaagcggTTCTTCAGAGCAGTAGTCATAAAAAACACATGGTACTTGTATAAAGACATACTgattgatcaatagaatagaattgaagactgagAAATAAACCCCCAAACCTATGGACAATCAATTTtcgacaaagaagctaaaaccatacaatggaaaaaggaagcatcttcaacaaatggttctgttctaaatgcatgtctgcatgtagaaaagtgaaaatagatccatatttatcatcttcCACAAAAATCAAGTCCAAGTGCAACAAATGCCTCAGTATAAATCTGGATACAGTACATTTAattgaagagaaaatgggaaataacctttaatgcattggcacaggaggaaatttcctgaacagaacaccagtgccTCAGActataagatcaacaattgaaaaatgagacctctgaaaagcttctataaggcaaagaacattaTCAACAGGAGGAAATGGCAGTCTATAGATTGGGGAAAATCTTCACGAAATCTCCATCTGACCGAGggataatatctgaaatatataaagaacacaggaAGTTTATgttcaacaaaccaaataacccaactaaaaaatggagtacagagctaaacatagaactctcaagagaggaatcttgaatggcagagaagcacttaaagaaatattgaacttctatagtcatcagggaaatgcaaatgaccctgagattccaccttacaccaatcagaatggctaagtgcAAAGATTCAAGGGGCAGCACATGCTGGGTAGtatgtggagaaaagggaacactcctACATGCCTGGTGGTGTGCAGACTTGTATGTTGGAAATTTCTTGGAATATTTGAAATAGTTCTACAAGAAGACACAACTATACCGCTCCTGGCATACACCCAAAAAAAtgttctaccataccacaaggacatgcgttccactatgttcatagcagccttatttataatagctagaagctagaaacagAGGCACCtgaaccaaagaatggatacagaaaatgtggctcatttacacaatggaaactattaaaaacaaagacatcataaattttgcagacaaatggatagaactataaaatatcctGAGATAACACAGACTCAAAAGggcatgcatagtatgtactcactgataaatacatattagccataaagtatggAATACCCATGATCTAAAAGTATGGAATacttcacagatctaaagaagttaaacaagaaggaaggaccaaATTAGGATggttcaatcccacttagaagggggaacaaaataatcttgggagtcagagggaggaagggaagtaggtgggaaagaggatggggaatgggaagggaaaagagaggcaggaccaggtatgggggaagacaggagagagggccagagggccaggagattgaatgaaaatatgcagctgTTGGGAATAGCAGGAGAATCTCTAGGAAAttctagagacctgggataggggaggctcccaggactcaatgaggGTGACTTTAGctaagatgcctaacagtgggtaCATGGAACCCAAagaagccacctcctgtagccaggcaggacccccagtggaaggataaggacaccaacctatTCACAAATCTTTCAACCACAAAtctgtcctgtctaaaagaaatgcggGATAtagcagagactgtaggaaaggccaaccaataaccagcccaactccACACCCATCAcatgggcaagtaccaatccctgacataATTATTGATACTCAGGAGCCTAGaaaaactgttctctgagaggctctacccagcagcatTCTTAAACAGATGCAGATccccacagccaatcattggacatAGGTCAAGGACaattatggaagagttgggggaagaattgaaggccATGAAGGGCATAGGaactccacatgaagaccaacagagtcaactaacctgacccCCGTAAACACTTAGATaccaagccaccaaccaaagaacgtGTATATGAAATAGAACAAGGCCACTGGCATATGGAGCTCAGTCTCCAtagctgtcttgtctggcctcagtgggagaggatgcacctaatctgaCAGACACTTCATGTGCCAGAGTGGGACAATGCCCATGGGGGCCAACCCcttagaagagaagaggaggtggcccacctcctcagaggagaagaggaagaggctcaccttctcagaggaggggGATACAAGAGACACTATGTGAGGGAGGGACCAGGGgcatgaaagtaaataaataaataaataaataaataaataaataaataaataaatagcgaCTAGGTTTGGGAAAAGTACCACCTAAACAGGTACTAGGCAACAGTGTCTTGCATCCATACAAGGCTTCTAAGACTATTCTTACAGAGGAAATATGACATGGTTGTATACAAAGATCATAAGCCAGAGTTGCGTTGAACTTTTCATCCAAAATATGGCaaatgagggactggagagatggctcagggattggTTTAAAACAgtggctgcctttccagaggacctaggtttttCCAGTACCCATATGCCAATTCGCAACCTTTGTAACTACAGTcttaggagatctgacaccttcttctcaactccacagacaccaggtacacacattatataccgataaacataaaataaaataataacaataaaaccaaaatattgcAAGTGTGAAAAAAGTACATTTCACTTTACAAAGCactggtagaaaaaaaaagtattgccatagaatttttatgattttaataattttttttataaagagagaatatctgacagacaaaaaaaaaaaaaaaagtaaaggccaggtatggtagtacacacctgtaatcagcCTTCTTGAGGAAGAGTTTCATGCTGgcatgatctacagagtaagtggCATGCCTACCAGCACTAATTACACAGCAaaacctttcaaaaaaaaaaaaaccatagcaaaagctcaaacaaaacaaaataaaaatccagcCAAAAGGTATCAGGAAGAATGAGTTTGAGTCAGGCTGATCTACATAATAAGGCAATGCTCtgctcttcagaaaaggacagattCATCATCAGTAAACATGTAGTAGAGTACAtgctttcttaaattttattctcCATGCCACTCATGACAGTATGAAAACCATAAAATAGCTggaaaaaatcagagaaagaacacACTGTGGCAGACATGCACTAAAAACGACAAAATAATACCAAGACAAATagaaaaaccacacaaacaaatggaaaatgtTTTTCATAAGTCAGAAAATCTACTGTTATTGAAATGAAAGCATGTGTATGCAAAGAAGTGAATACAATATTCAGAGGCACTCTGTGAAGTGGTCCAAGAAGAAAACACTTGGAAAGTCCACCGCTAGTCTAGTGGAACAATGAAGTAAATTTAGTTTTTGGCCAACAGAATGGAAGGAGCCAATCAATGAAGAGGTGGCAGGGGAGGGCGCTCATTTGGTTTTGCCCATTCTAGTGGAATTTTAGCCACGTGGTCCTCTTAGCAACCTGAGCAGCCCCAGGAAAACAAGCTTTTAAGGCTGTGACAATTGCCTCAGATCCAGAGGTACCATGGGAGAGCAGTGGCTGCCATGGAATCGCCCCCGGAAGGTACTTCAGCCAATGCCTCTGGGAATGACCTGCAAGCCCTGGTACAAGGACAGGTTGCCTTCTAAGTGTTTTGCGAAGCACAAACAGGAACAACTGAAGTTCCCTACCTCTCTGGATGGCCGACGCTGGGTGTTTGTGAAGGACGGACTGGATGATTTCAGGAAGGGCTGTCCACCTTGTGAAGGTATGATCATTCGTGGCCCCAAAGATGGTTTTCTCCCCACAATTTCTCATGAAGTCCACCGTGGCTCCAAAAAGAGTCATCAAAAATGGTGCCAGGACTTAAGCCTGTTTTCCTCTCTGTCATTGGCCCAGCAAGCTCGCAAGGGCTTTGTGAAGAGAACAGAAGCAAAGCTGACCCAGCATCCTTTGGCTTTCTGGCCCATGGAGGACGGAATTCCTAGCGATGTTGAGCTCTTAGAAAATGTGCTGGATGCTCTTGACACCGAAAAGAAGTTGGAGGCTAAACTGGATCTCTGTGAGGACAGAAGAAAATCTATTCATTCTGTTCATCTGCCTAGTGTGGCTGAAGAATCctctgaaaaagaagaagaagaagaggaagaagaagaaccagAACCTCCCAGGTTTCCTGGGGCACGTAAATACGGTGTGCTTCAAGAAAAAAAGCCCCGCAAAAAGAAGCCCGCCAAGCAGTCTCTTTATTACCAGCGCATACCCAAAGGAGTCTATGACTTCTGTGCATGGGTTGACTCATTTGGAGACTTGGGCATTGACGAACATTTCATGATGAAGCAATTTGAAATTGGCTATAAGTGCAAGCCAGTCTATACTGATTCTGCCATCAAGAAAATCAGCCTGCTTCCTCCGGATCTCAGGTTCTGCAGGAAGCTCAGCAAAGTGAAAGAGATCAGATTCTCCATACAGGAGGCAAACTTTGAAAGGAAACTCCGAAAACCATTTGATCCTTACAAGTCTAACAGGGATAAGATTAGATATGGAGCATGGTACCTGAAGCCATATCTGTGGAAAAAGCTAGTAAATGATGAGCCTTTGATTGATCCTGAGTTACTTGAAGATGGAATGCACGGTAAACCAGACATCATTGAAGATCTTTACGGAACAATTGCCTTTAAGGATTTCATCGTAAGCAAAGGCTACAGTATGCCAGCCATCCTTGAGAAGTTGTTTATGAGGAAAGGATGGAATTATGACACTGTCAACACTCCAATACCAAGAGTACTCAAAGCGCATGAATTGATCATGCAGCGAAAGGATGAAGATTATGACGATGAAAATGACTAGCTGGTTTTCCATTTTACTTGACTTTACTCTCATTTCAAATATTGAACAGAGTATATATGGTGAAGATCTCACTAAATGTGGCCATCGTTTTGGGCAATATCTATCTATAATGTTAGATGTAATGTTTACAAACATTTCTCAGTTATCTCAAATGAACTTCTGTGCCTGCATAAATATCTTATCAACTTCAAGATCAACATTCATATATACAGTTCTCAAATTTATTTACTATTGAGAATATGGCAGTCACACCAGTTACTtgtaagaatataaaaattaataaaaatatgaattactATTGTTAAATTCAGTGTCATTGATTTCAACAcaagataaatcttaaaataatgttatttatataaaAGATGAGAAAACTTTCATAGCTTCAGCTCAATGACAATTTTAAGGAAATAATTAAGgtgattattttttaactaaaattgAAGGTACAgctgtctgttttctttattttcttttcagtttgatattttaaagaaaaattttagtttatttttagttatatgtatgtggatgtgtctGTGAAAGTAACTTGTGTGGATGCTCAACAATGTCTAAGGCATCAGATttctgggtctggagttacacgtgattgtgagccatctgaAGGGATAATATAAACCAAACACTCTATAAAGAAAGAGGGACAAAAATCCTTTCCTCATACCCATCAATTTGTAACATATCACA
This window of the Mus pahari chromosome X, PAHARI_EIJ_v1.1, whole genome shotgun sequence genome carries:
- the LOC110314563 gene encoding protein FAM47A-like, translating into MGEQWLPWNRPRKVLQPMPLGMTCKPWYKDRLPSKCFAKHKQEQLKFPTSLDGRRWVFVKDGLDDFRKGCPPCEGMIIRGPKDGFLPTISHEVHRGSKKSHQKWCQDLSLFSSLSLAQQARKGFVKRTEAKLTQHPLAFWPMEDGIPSDVELLENVLDALDTEKKLEAKLDLCEDRRKSIHSVHLPSVAEESSEKEEEEEEEEEPEPPRFPGARKYGVLQEKKPRKKKPAKQSLYYQRIPKGVYDFCAWVDSFGDLGIDEHFMMKQFEIGYKCKPVYTDSAIKKISLLPPDLRFCRKLSKVKEIRFSIQEANFERKLRKPFDPYKSNRDKIRYGAWYLKPYLWKKLVNDEPLIDPELLEDGMHGKPDIIEDLYGTIAFKDFIVSKGYSMPAILEKLFMRKGWNYDTVNTPIPRVLKAHELIMQRKDEDYDDEND